The Proteiniphilum propionicum genome contains the following window.
ATGGAAAAACATCAAAACAATAGAGATAATATCGTTACCGTTAAAGAAGAAGTTAAAGAGATAGATATGGACGACGTGATAATTGGCTCTGTTGCGAGATTATCAATTATCAATAATTTCCTTATCATTAATGACTCAAAATCCCCTGACCTGTTACTTCATTTATTTGATTGCAAAAACGCGGGATATAAGTACATATCGAGTGCCGTACCAAGAGGACAAGGGCCCGGAGAAATAGCCAATATCGGCCACATTGGAGTGAATAGTAAAAAAAATGAAATCTATGTCTCTGATCATGGGAAATTAAAAATTTTTCTATATCCTCTTGATAGCATCGTCAGGAATCCGTTTTACCAACCTCAAATTAAGAAGGAGATCAATAATATTCAATTTCCGAGCAATTACGAATATATTTGTGACACGCTTTCTTTCGCAAGAATAATTGAACCGACAGGCAATGTGGGGCATAATGAGATTCTTGCCAAGTGGAATATTGAATCAGGGGATATTTTAAAAATGAAATACTCGAATCCCAAAGTTGAAAAAAAACGCATATCTATTGCCGTATCAATAGAGGATGACATTCTCGTCGAGGCTTATCACAATTATGACCTGATGACCATTTTAGACTTAAATGGCAATTTGATATCTAATGTATATGGAAAAAATTGGAATAGCCGAAATTTTAAGGAAATAAACCATTATGGAAAAGTGATTTTTATAGGGAAAACGATAGTAGCATCGTATTCAGGAGGAAATAGGCTGACAGATGAGTACTACCCTACAAAATTATTGCTCTTTGATATAAATGGAAATTATGTCAAAACCATAGAAACAGGATATCGTATATCTGATTTTTGCTATGATGATAAAAACAATAATATAATCTTTAATTTTGAGGATGTTATTCAATTTGGGTATTTAAATTTAGATGGAATTTTGGATTAGTATACACTTTCGATTATTAATAATTGAACATTTCAAAAACCTTTTCAACCGACGACAATACGCATAATTCGCCGTAGATAATCTGGCTAAAGAAGATATAAAATAAAAAAGGCCTCTGTTAAAGAGGCAGAAATCAATAAATTAATAACAACTAAATTTTTTAAGGAATGAAGAAGAAAATTCTTTCGGGTCTGTTCGCCCTCGCACTCCTTGCAACCGCAGGTTTGGGAGTGCACAAAAGTATGAAAAGTGATGCCAATCTAAGTGATTTGGCATTGAGTAATGTGGAGGCGTTGGCGGACGGGGAAGTTATTATTTATCCACCATGTATGTACATCCCTTGGGAATGGTGT
Protein-coding sequences here:
- a CDS encoding NVEALA domain-containing protein, with the protein product MKKKILSGLFALALLATAGLGVHKSMKSDANLSDLALSNVEALADGEVIIYPPCMYIPWEWCIYLGLDLELDGRIYS
- a CDS encoding 6-bladed beta-propeller is translated as MDAGTMAMGAIAMGGMRNIAKLLGKHVLEEWMNMYHIHSSFLLQYIMNRIEHLNIFILLLLLLFSCTNKGSMEKHQNNRDNIVTVKEEVKEIDMDDVIIGSVARLSIINNFLIINDSKSPDLLLHLFDCKNAGYKYISSAVPRGQGPGEIANIGHIGVNSKKNEIYVSDHGKLKIFLYPLDSIVRNPFYQPQIKKEINNIQFPSNYEYICDTLSFARIIEPTGNVGHNEILAKWNIESGDILKMKYSNPKVEKKRISIAVSIEDDILVEAYHNYDLMTILDLNGNLISNVYGKNWNSRNFKEINHYGKVIFIGKTIVASYSGGNRLTDEYYPTKLLLFDINGNYVKTIETGYRISDFCYDDKNNNIIFNFEDVIQFGYLNLDGILD